One region of uncultured Methanolobus sp. genomic DNA includes:
- the fpoB gene encoding F(420)H(2) dehydrogenase subunit B, whose translation MDEVEQTNVEQNDALDIGYTDVPGTMLTESNAICDFIKKTKIQDVLNWGRKNSLWFTVNAMGCCGVELLATGMAHYDTDRFGIIPRNSPRHADVLIISGYVTKKYLPALKRIWDQMPAPKWCICFGDCAISGGPFYESYSTHQNIDEIFPVDVYVPGCPPRCEALIQGFVEIQKKIEAKKDKGTEY comes from the coding sequence ATGGATGAAGTAGAGCAGACGAATGTCGAACAAAATGATGCTTTGGACATTGGGTATACTGATGTTCCGGGAACGATGCTTACCGAGTCAAATGCGATCTGTGATTTCATTAAGAAAACAAAGATCCAGGATGTCCTTAACTGGGGCCGTAAGAATTCATTGTGGTTTACTGTAAATGCAATGGGTTGTTGTGGTGTAGAGCTGCTTGCCACAGGTATGGCTCACTACGATACTGATCGTTTCGGTATTATCCCACGTAACTCCCCAAGACATGCCGACGTACTGATTATCAGTGGTTATGTAACAAAGAAGTACCTGCCAGCCCTGAAGAGGATATGGGATCAGATGCCTGCGCCAAAGTGGTGCATATGCTTTGGGGATTGTGCAATCAGTGGTGGTCCTTTCTACGAATCATACAGTACACACCAGAACATCGATGAGATCTTTCCTGTAGATGTTTATGTCCCGGGATGTCCACCCAGATGTGAAGCTTTGATCCAGGGATTTGTTGAGATCCAGAAAAAGATCGAGGCAAAGAAGGACAAAGGTACAGAGTATTGA
- the fpoA gene encoding F420H2 dehydrogenase subunit FpoA, which produces MSGIIDISNIANSYIPVAIILIVALVMPPMTMLIIKLISPRSKASAKYATYEAGSVPRGNARIQFNVEYYLYAIAFVLFDIEVLFLYPWATIFKGHNIDFIATVEMLVFIFVVLFGYVYLIKKEALKWMK; this is translated from the coding sequence ATGTCAGGAATAATCGATATTAGTAACATAGCCAATAGTTACATACCGGTTGCAATAATTCTCATCGTGGCACTAGTGATGCCTCCTATGACAATGCTTATCATAAAATTGATAAGCCCGAGGAGTAAAGCATCAGCAAAGTATGCGACATATGAAGCTGGTTCCGTACCAAGAGGAAATGCCAGAATACAGTTCAATGTCGAGTATTATCTTTATGCCATTGCTTTTGTTCTCTTTGATATTGAAGTCCTTTTCCTTTATCCCTGGGCGACAATTTTCAAGGGACATAATATTGATTTTATAGCAACTGTCGAAATGTTAGTCTTTATTTTTGTTGTATTGTTTGGCTACGTTTATCTGATCAAGAAGGAGGCTCTTAAATGGATGAAGTAG
- a CDS encoding DUF22 domain-containing protein — MKKEVIQVVTRDNGELASKKVKAAPYEFTIATRAKWEMVISGEDMEIRAGEFKKVAVKEIHLDSDMVALPCTFSHHAVVSLIKVGAKGGAKPVDSERVINSAYVLGQESGRIRDGDLLAVLNIFPIMFTREAMTPRSLM; from the coding sequence ATGAAGAAAGAAGTGATTCAGGTAGTTACCAGGGATAACGGGGAATTGGCATCTAAGAAAGTTAAAGCTGCACCATATGAGTTTACGATTGCTACGCGTGCAAAATGGGAGATGGTAATCTCCGGGGAGGATATGGAAATACGTGCAGGTGAATTTAAAAAAGTAGCTGTGAAAGAAATACATCTGGACTCTGATATGGTCGCACTTCCATGTACTTTTTCACACCATGCAGTTGTTTCTCTCATAAAGGTAGGTGCTAAAGGCGGAGCAAAACCAGTTGACAGTGAACGTGTTATAAATTCTGCATATGTTCTTGGTCAGGAAAGCGGAAGGATACGTGATGGTGACCTGCTGGCAGTCCTTAATATATTTCCCATCATGTTCACCCGCGAGGCTATGACTCCGCGTTCTCTTATGTAA
- a CDS encoding Lrp/AsnC family transcriptional regulator, which yields MDEVDLSILEHLCKDSRMHSTEIATALDLATSTVHKRIEKMRETGIIREFTVKVDTNEVGLNVTTFIGVNIEQSKRINIINRLKTIDDILEVYELLEPYDLLLKVRTFDIHSLKENVLQVLGNMDGIKDSQSILTTKCHKEKSCTILKK from the coding sequence ATGGATGAAGTTGATCTATCTATATTAGAGCATCTTTGCAAAGATTCCCGTATGCATAGTACTGAAATCGCAACAGCCCTTGACCTTGCGACATCCACTGTGCATAAGAGAATTGAAAAAATGCGTGAAACGGGGATAATCAGGGAATTTACTGTTAAAGTGGATACCAATGAGGTTGGTCTTAACGTCACAACATTTATTGGTGTTAATATCGAGCAGAGCAAAAGAATCAACATAATAAACCGTCTGAAAACCATTGATGATATACTGGAAGTTTATGAATTGCTCGAACCTTATGACCTGCTTCTGAAAGTGCGGACCTTTGATATACATTCCCTTAAGGAAAATGTTCTGCAGGTACTGGGAAATATGGATGGCATAAAGGATTCCCAGAGCATACTGACAACCAAATGTCATAAGGAGAAGAGTTGCACGATACTCAAGAAATAA
- a CDS encoding 4Fe-4S binding protein — MKVNNNCVGCGQCAAFCKFGAIEIRGKASFNSACIQCRACAAYCPVKAIEA, encoded by the coding sequence ATGAAAGTAAACAATAACTGTGTAGGATGTGGTCAATGTGCTGCTTTTTGTAAATTCGGAGCCATTGAGATCAGAGGAAAAGCAAGTTTTAATTCCGCCTGCATTCAGTGCAGGGCATGTGCCGCATACTGCCCGGTTAAAGCAATAGAGGCATAG
- a CDS encoding NAD(P)/FAD-dependent oxidoreductase produces MKAIIIGSGLGGLLSAAKLSKAGYEVEIFERLPIIGGRFTNILYQGFQLSTGALHMIPHGPAGPLSQLLKEVGADVEIVRKKPVSVIRIPRTKKDTDYKYGHKDILFEDFKVPFSLLNRLKLIYYVVSTRKNPPTGQSFEQWCRKHIPQDWTYRISDSFFGWALSLKGADVPVEEAFAIIENLYHFGGPGVPMGGCKGVTDELVDIITSNGGTIHTSSEVTGFKSDKDKVTAVIVDGKEHVAEIVISDIGHPATAKLTGTDANVNGMEEYARRSKELKPSAGIKICLSSDKPLIGHGGVLLTPYAKRVNGINEVTNVDPSLAPAGKHLTMAHQCVHWNDLEKLEKEIELGLEDLRDIFAGKEYEVLLIQSYSNDWPVNRSPSGADLKNRTPMANLYVVGDGAKGKGGIEVEGIALGVKNCMQHILIK; encoded by the coding sequence ATGAAAGCAATTATTATTGGTTCGGGACTGGGAGGACTTTTAAGCGCAGCAAAGCTTTCAAAAGCAGGATATGAAGTCGAGATTTTTGAGCGCCTCCCAATAATAGGAGGAAGATTCACTAATATCCTATATCAGGGCTTCCAGCTAAGTACCGGTGCATTGCACATGATCCCACACGGGCCTGCCGGTCCCCTTTCACAATTACTGAAAGAAGTGGGAGCAGATGTAGAAATCGTTCGGAAAAAGCCGGTATCTGTCATAAGGATTCCACGAACAAAGAAAGATACGGATTACAAATACGGACATAAGGACATTCTTTTCGAGGACTTTAAAGTTCCATTCTCACTTTTAAACCGCCTTAAACTCATATATTATGTTGTAAGTACCAGAAAGAACCCTCCAACCGGGCAATCTTTTGAACAATGGTGCAGAAAACATATCCCACAGGACTGGACATACCGTATTTCAGATTCATTCTTCGGATGGGCACTCAGTCTGAAAGGTGCAGATGTGCCTGTGGAAGAAGCTTTTGCCATTATCGAGAACCTATATCACTTCGGCGGACCCGGAGTTCCAATGGGAGGATGTAAAGGAGTCACCGATGAACTGGTAGATATTATCACATCAAATGGCGGAACCATACATACATCTTCAGAAGTTACCGGTTTCAAATCAGATAAAGACAAGGTCACAGCAGTAATCGTAGATGGAAAGGAACATGTTGCTGAAATTGTAATAAGTGACATCGGCCATCCTGCCACGGCTAAGCTGACAGGAACTGATGCAAACGTTAACGGAATGGAAGAATACGCACGCAGATCAAAGGAACTTAAGCCTTCTGCCGGAATTAAGATATGCCTTTCTTCCGACAAACCACTGATAGGACATGGCGGCGTATTACTTACGCCTTACGCAAAAAGAGTTAACGGAATAAACGAAGTAACGAATGTCGATCCGTCCCTTGCACCGGCTGGTAAACATCTTACAATGGCACATCAGTGCGTTCACTGGAATGATCTTGAAAAGCTTGAAAAGGAAATCGAACTTGGTCTTGAGGACCTCAGGGACATATTCGCAGGAAAAGAATATGAAGTACTTCTGATACAATCTTATTCAAATGACTGGCCTGTGAACAGGTCACCTTCCGGAGCAGACCTTAAGAACAGAACTCCAATGGCAAACCTTTACGTGGTGGGGGACGGGGCGAAAGGAAAAGGAGGCATTGAAGTTGAAGGCATTGCTCTGGGTGTTAAGAACTGTATGCAGCACATTTTGATAAAGTGA
- the cofG gene encoding 7,8-didemethyl-8-hydroxy-5-deazariboflavin synthase subunit CofG produces MDEFVTFCRNVFVPVTNICRNNCRYCTFRCDPDDPDAKLMKTDEILPILEDGKKAGCTEVLFTFGEYAEEVPGYKEWLEELGYSNTVDYICELCRIAINTGLLPHTNAGILNYTELEKLKPLNASMGLMLETTADLDAHEGSPGKVPSRRIKTIRYAGELQIPFTTGILIGIGETLDDRINSLLTIAELHEEYGHIQEVIIQNFTPKPDTPMADVPTPTEEEMMQAILIAREILPDDVAIQVAPNLIDPYILIQCGANDLGGVSPTTIDWINPESEWPGISELKEMVQATELKERLPIYPQYIKKGWYSDNLKDLINSLADEDGYRKL; encoded by the coding sequence ATGGATGAATTCGTAACTTTCTGCCGCAACGTCTTCGTACCTGTCACAAATATCTGCAGGAATAACTGCAGGTATTGTACATTCAGGTGTGATCCCGATGACCCTGATGCAAAGCTTATGAAGACAGATGAAATTTTGCCAATTCTTGAAGATGGTAAAAAAGCAGGATGTACAGAAGTTCTTTTTACGTTCGGGGAATATGCGGAAGAAGTTCCCGGATACAAAGAGTGGCTTGAAGAACTGGGATACAGCAACACAGTGGACTATATATGTGAATTGTGCAGAATAGCCATTAATACCGGTCTTTTGCCACATACCAATGCAGGCATACTGAACTATACGGAACTTGAAAAACTTAAACCTCTGAATGCAAGCATGGGCTTAATGCTGGAAACTACAGCAGATCTGGACGCACACGAAGGATCGCCAGGAAAAGTACCATCCAGGAGGATCAAGACAATCCGTTATGCCGGTGAGCTACAAATCCCCTTTACGACAGGTATACTCATAGGGATAGGTGAAACGCTGGATGACAGGATCAATTCCCTGCTGACCATCGCCGAACTGCATGAAGAGTACGGGCACATACAGGAAGTTATAATACAGAACTTCACCCCTAAACCTGATACTCCAATGGCAGATGTGCCAACACCTACCGAAGAGGAGATGATGCAGGCTATACTGATTGCAAGGGAAATCCTACCGGACGATGTCGCAATTCAGGTTGCGCCAAACCTGATAGATCCATATATTCTGATTCAGTGTGGTGCTAACGACCTGGGCGGTGTTTCACCAACTACAATTGACTGGATCAACCCTGAATCAGAGTGGCCAGGTATATCCGAACTTAAGGAAATGGTTCAAGCGACAGAACTTAAGGAAAGACTTCCAATTTATCCGCAGTACATTAAGAAAGGGTGGTATAGCGATAATCTGAAAGACCTTATAAACAGTCTTGCAGATGAAGATGGATATCGGAAATTGTGA
- the cofH gene encoding 5-amino-6-(D-ribitylamino)uracil--L-tyrosine 4-hydroxyphenyl transferase CofH translates to MDPIIPDDIIERAYQGRTTKEDALFLLEVPPFKLFELADRLRQETVGDTVTYVVNRNINFTNRCIGNCGFCAFCDNTGYILNINEIIEKVRDAESQGATEVCIQGGLLPNVDINFYTDIIRAVKTEFPHIHTHAFSPMEVYHAAKQSNITVDEALMRLKEAGLDTMPGTAAEILSDRVRDIICSGKLRTDEWVDVVTKAHQTGINTTATIMYGHIETIEERIDHIMLIREVQKKTGGFTEFVPLTFMPYNNRIGNEMIKQGRYATPGIQDLQLYALARIILNTHIKNIQASWVKLGKKLAQVALFCGVNDLGGTLMEEKISASAGSTNGQFMSSQELEWFITSSGRQPLQRNTTYSPILSNDAEQIDFKVA, encoded by the coding sequence ATGGACCCTATTATCCCGGATGATATTATTGAGCGAGCCTATCAGGGCAGGACCACAAAGGAAGATGCGCTTTTTCTGCTGGAGGTGCCTCCGTTCAAACTATTCGAACTTGCAGACAGGTTGCGTCAGGAAACAGTGGGAGATACTGTAACCTATGTAGTGAACCGTAACATCAACTTTACAAACCGCTGTATCGGGAACTGTGGGTTCTGTGCGTTCTGTGACAACACAGGGTACATATTAAATATAAACGAAATAATTGAAAAAGTAAGGGATGCGGAAAGCCAGGGAGCAACCGAGGTATGTATTCAGGGCGGACTACTCCCAAATGTTGACATCAATTTCTATACGGATATAATCAGAGCTGTCAAGACGGAGTTTCCCCATATTCACACACATGCCTTTTCACCAATGGAAGTCTACCATGCAGCAAAGCAGAGTAATATAACTGTTGATGAAGCCCTCATGCGTCTTAAGGAAGCAGGCCTTGACACAATGCCCGGAACCGCTGCAGAGATACTGTCTGACAGAGTGAGGGACATAATCTGCTCCGGCAAGCTCAGGACCGATGAATGGGTGGATGTGGTTACAAAGGCACACCAGACAGGGATTAACACAACTGCGACCATAATGTACGGGCATATTGAAACCATTGAGGAACGTATCGACCACATAATGCTTATCAGGGAGGTACAGAAAAAGACCGGTGGTTTCACGGAATTTGTCCCACTTACATTTATGCCATACAACAACAGGATTGGCAATGAGATGATAAAACAGGGCAGATATGCAACCCCGGGAATCCAGGATCTGCAGTTATATGCTCTTGCCCGTATTATTCTTAATACCCATATCAAAAATATCCAGGCAAGCTGGGTCAAGCTCGGAAAAAAACTGGCACAAGTTGCTCTTTTCTGTGGCGTCAATGATCTTGGAGGAACTCTTATGGAAGAGAAGATTTCAGCTTCTGCCGGTTCTACAAACGGCCAGTTCATGTCATCACAGGAACTGGAATGGTTCATTACATCATCAGGAAGGCAGCCATTGCAAAGGAATACGACATATAGTCCGATTCTCAGCAATGATGCAGAGCAGATTGATTTCAAAGTTGCCTGA